In the Aquificaceae bacterium genome, one interval contains:
- a CDS encoding SNF2-related protein, which produces MQRFLNFIVANIIISMPFITNYGQRSLRERLEQIMPKVREMKFLVGFFYFSGLDVIFKALERLDREGNLKENSIKVLVGLGVDQGLYGLYEYAQEHSSRKDMEEDFCESLARAFVAEELDRPEVWEQVKFFLRLLEENKLVIRKTRKPNHSKLYIFKREDDVLPALFITGSSNLTRAGLEEQHEFNVELKDWGIEEAEAFFDELWRNAVSLNPDVIVRTFRERTFFRSMTPFQAWAYLVNLYLNSYSGKEDGTVAELIKASGFIPYSYQLEAVSQAVKTCQMHGGVILADVVGLGKTVVACAVARKLGGRGIVICPPHLVGDINGNYGWTKYLRNFSLRDEFEVFSTGNLDGALEYVRKHEDEVQVVIVDEAHRFRNERTSSHQNLQAICRGRKVLLLTATPFNNRPSDIYALLKLFTPPGNSSILLEKDLKGKFEAYQKSFENCSYILRYYSSVQEDKRVRAKRLYEQEFGGDDVNPERVKDRLRRIAKEIRGILEPVVIRRNRLDLKHYEEKIDMPRVMDPIEWFYELTNSQMEFYDKVINTFQSFEEGGSFTGALYYPAHYLKEKPEEFERLYQRNLYDFMRRLLVKRFESSFRAFRDSLDNFRETHEKILEFVKDRHVFVLDRSLLKKLLKGEEELEGLAEDYGDYRKIYRIGELNQDFLKDIQRDKELFESLMEEFDMLELGDDDPKLKRLVLGLEELLKDRKVVIFTEYLDTARYLGDALEKFFPGMVLKGYENLEGKIRTIYRNFDASAESWDDQYKILVATDRLSEGFNLNRAGAVINYDIPWNPVRVIQRVGRINRIGKKVYEEIYIINFFPTERGADIVKSREIAQQKLFMIHRVLGEDSKLLSPEEEPQPSRLYRRINASYEDVERLTEGESLITRLREEWRRIEKACPNIRKEIEKMPQRIKVAKAGEENSLIVFIKRGEDIFVSYVNYENPEPASVGFEEVLELVREDNPQKKSLPLSSSFWEHYSRAMRKRRTGGCRGRLEEQARNLLKSLIGREEFVEHHDFLRDLIEDISTYCTLSEYTLSLIKSWNGLKTEDLKRRIEELKALLGKDFLKKIKERKDPTEEVIIAIENIQHAGD; this is translated from the coding sequence ATGCAGAGGTTTTTAAATTTTATCGTAGCAAATATAATAATCTCCATGCCCTTTATTACCAACTACGGGCAGAGGAGCCTGAGGGAAAGGCTTGAGCAGATAATGCCAAAAGTAAGAGAGATGAAATTCCTTGTGGGCTTTTTTTATTTTTCTGGGCTTGATGTTATCTTCAAAGCCCTTGAAAGGCTTGATAGGGAGGGTAATCTCAAAGAAAACAGCATAAAAGTGCTTGTGGGGCTTGGCGTTGACCAGGGTCTCTATGGGCTTTATGAGTATGCACAGGAGCACAGCAGTAGAAAGGATATGGAGGAGGATTTTTGTGAGTCTCTTGCCAGGGCTTTTGTGGCTGAAGAGCTTGACAGACCGGAGGTATGGGAACAGGTAAAGTTCTTTTTAAGATTACTTGAGGAAAATAAGCTGGTTATCAGAAAGACACGAAAGCCCAACCACTCTAAGCTTTACATCTTCAAACGGGAAGACGATGTATTACCAGCCCTTTTTATAACTGGCAGTAGCAACCTTACCAGAGCAGGCCTTGAGGAACAGCATGAGTTTAATGTGGAGCTCAAGGACTGGGGGATTGAGGAGGCAGAGGCCTTCTTTGACGAGCTGTGGAGAAATGCCGTCTCCCTGAACCCGGATGTTATTGTAAGGACCTTCAGGGAAAGGACCTTCTTCAGGAGTATGACACCCTTTCAGGCGTGGGCATACCTTGTCAACCTTTATCTGAACTCTTATTCTGGCAAGGAGGATGGAACAGTTGCCGAGCTCATAAAAGCCAGCGGATTCATTCCCTACTCCTATCAGTTGGAAGCTGTCTCTCAGGCGGTAAAAACCTGTCAGATGCACGGGGGTGTAATACTTGCAGATGTGGTGGGGCTTGGGAAGACAGTGGTTGCCTGCGCAGTTGCAAGAAAGCTTGGAGGGAGAGGTATTGTCATATGTCCTCCCCATCTGGTTGGAGACATCAACGGGAACTATGGCTGGACGAAATACTTGAGAAACTTCAGCCTGAGGGATGAATTTGAAGTTTTCTCGACCGGCAACCTTGATGGTGCTCTGGAGTATGTAAGGAAGCATGAGGATGAGGTTCAGGTTGTCATAGTGGACGAGGCCCACCGCTTCAGGAACGAAAGAACAAGTAGCCATCAAAATCTTCAGGCAATATGTAGAGGCAGGAAAGTTCTGCTGCTTACCGCCACACCCTTTAACAATAGACCCTCTGACATATACGCCCTTCTCAAACTCTTTACACCACCAGGTAATTCCTCCATTTTGCTGGAGAAAGACCTCAAAGGGAAGTTTGAAGCCTATCAGAAGAGCTTTGAAAACTGCTCCTACATCCTCAGATACTACAGCTCTGTTCAGGAAGATAAAAGGGTCAGGGCTAAAAGGCTATACGAGCAGGAGTTTGGAGGAGATGATGTTAATCCAGAAAGGGTCAAAGACAGGCTCAGACGCATAGCAAAGGAAATAAGAGGCATCCTTGAGCCTGTGGTCATAAGAAGAAACAGGCTTGACCTCAAACACTACGAGGAAAAGATAGACATGCCCAGGGTGATGGACCCCATAGAATGGTTTTATGAGCTCACAAACAGCCAGATGGAATTCTACGATAAGGTTATAAATACCTTCCAGAGCTTTGAGGAGGGAGGCTCCTTTACGGGAGCTCTTTACTATCCCGCCCACTATCTGAAGGAAAAGCCAGAGGAGTTTGAGAGGCTATACCAGAGAAACCTGTATGACTTCATGAGAAGGTTGCTCGTCAAGCGTTTTGAAAGCAGTTTCAGAGCTTTCAGAGACAGCCTTGATAACTTTCGGGAGACCCATGAAAAAATCCTTGAGTTTGTAAAAGATAGACATGTGTTTGTTCTGGACAGAAGCCTTCTTAAAAAGCTCCTTAAAGGTGAGGAGGAGCTGGAAGGGCTTGCAGAGGACTACGGGGATTACAGGAAAATATACAGGATTGGGGAGCTGAATCAGGACTTTCTCAAAGACATTCAGAGAGATAAGGAACTCTTTGAGAGCCTTATGGAAGAGTTTGACATGCTTGAGCTTGGAGATGATGACCCAAAGCTCAAAAGGCTTGTGCTGGGTCTTGAGGAGCTTCTCAAGGACAGAAAGGTTGTCATATTTACCGAATACCTGGACACCGCGAGGTATCTGGGCGATGCTCTGGAGAAGTTCTTTCCCGGTATGGTTCTGAAGGGCTATGAAAACCTTGAGGGGAAAATACGGACCATATACAGGAACTTTGATGCCAGCGCTGAAAGCTGGGATGACCAGTATAAGATACTTGTTGCCACCGACAGGCTTTCAGAAGGCTTTAACCTGAACAGGGCAGGAGCTGTTATAAACTACGACATACCGTGGAACCCTGTAAGGGTAATACAGAGAGTGGGAAGGATAAACAGGATAGGGAAGAAGGTCTATGAAGAAATATACATAATAAACTTTTTCCCAACGGAGAGGGGTGCAGACATTGTCAAGTCAAGGGAGATAGCCCAGCAAAAGCTCTTTATGATTCACAGAGTTCTTGGTGAGGATTCAAAACTTCTCTCGCCAGAGGAAGAGCCCCAGCCCTCAAGGCTCTACAGGCGTATTAACGCCAGTTACGAGGATGTGGAGAGGCTTACGGAAGGAGAGAGCCTCATAACAAGGCTGAGGGAGGAATGGAGGAGAATAGAAAAGGCATGCCCGAACATAAGAAAAGAAATAGAAAAAATGCCCCAGAGGATAAAGGTGGCAAAAGCTGGAGAAGAGAACTCCCTTATCGTGTTCATCAAAAGAGGGGAGGACATATTTGTCAGTTATGTGAATTATGAAAACCCTGAGCCTGCTTCTGTGGGTTTTGAGGAGGTTCTTGAACTGGTGAGGGAGGATAACCCGCAGAAGAAGTCTCTACCCCTGAGCTCCAGCTTCTGGGAGCACTACTCAAGGGCGATGAGAAAAAGGAGAACTGGTGGATGCAGGGGAAGGCTGGAGGAGCAGGCAAGAAACCTCTTAAAGAGCCTTATCGGAAGGGAAGAGTTTGTGGAACATCATGACTTTCTTAGAGACCTGATAGAAGACATAAGCACCTACTGCACCCTTTCTGAGTATACACTCTCTCTGATAAAGAGCTGGAACGGGTTGAAGACTGAAGACCTGAAGCGGAGGATAGAGGAGCTAAAGGCACTTCTCGGGAAAGACTTCCTGAAAAAGATAAAGGAGAGGAAAGACCCCACGGAAGAGGTTATAATAGCCATAGAAAACATACAACATGCGGGAGATTGA
- the gltA gene encoding NADPH-dependent glutamate synthase, with translation MAKRIRYEDRNPEPLMPPSERVKTFREYAFGYSVSLALDEAQRCLFCKDADQRCIKGCPINVDIPGFIKKITEGDLVGAYKKIIETDPFPSICGRICPQERQCEGSCILYYDTVRDRKNKGLPVSIGVLEKFVGDFIRISGLEVDGERVKSTGYRVAIVGAGPAGLACAYDLARWGHEVHVFEALPKPGGVMSYGIPHARLPRDIIEWDIKRLQRLGVQFFFGHVVGRTVKLSELLERYHAVFLGVGAGRGSLGIRGDHLKGVYSAIEVLTRVGLVRSDLFPQSGTPVNLGRRTAIIGGGFTAVDCAITALRLGVETHVVYRRTRETSSARQEEWDHISEEGAIIHWLTQPVEILGDESGHVIGLKCIKMTLGEPDESGRPRPVPVEGSEHVIECDSVIFAIGQKANSVAYEDMPGLELTKWGTVKVDEGFRTSIRGLFAGGDAVNGGDTVVRALAEGRKAAHSIHKFLIEEVRL, from the coding sequence ATGGCAAAGCGTATAAGATACGAGGACAGAAACCCAGAGCCCCTCATGCCCCCTTCGGAGAGGGTGAAGACCTTCAGAGAATACGCCTTTGGCTACTCTGTAAGCCTTGCCCTCGATGAAGCCCAGAGGTGTCTCTTCTGCAAGGATGCAGACCAGAGATGTATAAAGGGATGTCCCATAAATGTGGACATCCCGGGTTTCATAAAGAAGATAACGGAAGGGGACCTTGTGGGTGCCTACAAAAAAATAATAGAAACGGACCCCTTTCCTTCCATATGTGGAAGGATATGCCCACAGGAGAGACAGTGTGAGGGCTCATGCATCCTCTACTACGATACAGTAAGGGACAGGAAGAACAAGGGACTCCCCGTAAGTATAGGGGTCTTGGAGAAGTTTGTGGGAGATTTTATCAGGATTTCTGGGCTGGAGGTTGATGGCGAAAGGGTAAAATCTACCGGCTACAGGGTGGCGATAGTGGGTGCAGGACCGGCAGGGCTTGCCTGTGCTTACGACCTTGCCAGATGGGGACACGAGGTCCATGTTTTTGAAGCCCTTCCAAAGCCCGGCGGTGTTATGAGCTACGGCATACCTCATGCCAGGCTTCCCAGAGATATCATAGAATGGGATATAAAAAGGCTCCAGAGGCTCGGAGTTCAATTCTTCTTCGGTCATGTGGTGGGAAGAACTGTAAAGCTCTCTGAGCTTTTAGAGAGATATCATGCGGTCTTTCTTGGCGTAGGTGCCGGCAGAGGTTCTCTTGGCATAAGAGGAGACCATCTAAAAGGCGTATACTCCGCCATAGAAGTGCTCACAAGGGTTGGCTTAGTGAGATCTGACCTCTTCCCTCAGAGCGGAACGCCCGTTAACCTTGGAAGAAGGACTGCCATAATCGGTGGTGGCTTTACTGCGGTGGACTGTGCCATAACAGCCCTCAGGCTGGGTGTTGAAACCCATGTGGTTTACAGAAGAACAAGGGAAACCTCCTCTGCCCGTCAGGAAGAGTGGGACCACATATCAGAGGAGGGGGCCATAATTCACTGGCTTACCCAGCCTGTGGAAATACTTGGAGATGAGAGTGGGCATGTGATAGGGTTAAAATGTATAAAAATGACCCTTGGTGAGCCAGATGAAAGCGGAAGACCCAGACCGGTGCCAGTGGAAGGCTCAGAGCATGTTATAGAATGCGACTCGGTCATATTTGCCATAGGCCAGAAGGCAAACTCCGTAGCTTACGAGGATATGCCAGGCCTTGAACTCACTAAATGGGGGACTGTAAAGGTAGATGAAGGTTTCAGGACCTCCATAAGGGGCCTCTTTGCCGGCGGAGATGCGGTAAACGGCGGAGACACGGTAGTCAGGGCCCTTGCTGAAGGAAGAAAGGCTGCACATTCAATCCATAAATTTCTCATAGAGGAGGTTAGGTTATGA
- a CDS encoding DUF4878 domain-containing protein: protein MKKVALAVGAVLLAFFVFRACGENPEKSARNTVKDFIENIRDGEGREAVMLLYPPFRDALVQDVKLPLQLTEMKPSEVLACLLSSMGENIKKVKVLDTSRIDDKHAEVIVKVTDKEGVEKIFTFIVIKDEKRWRIASISGIK from the coding sequence ATGAAAAAGGTTGCCTTAGCAGTGGGAGCTGTGCTCCTGGCCTTTTTTGTTTTTAGAGCCTGTGGGGAAAACCCTGAGAAATCGGCAAGAAACACAGTTAAGGATTTTATCGAGAACATCAGGGATGGGGAAGGAAGGGAAGCAGTGATGCTTCTGTATCCACCCTTCAGGGATGCACTTGTGCAGGATGTGAAGCTCCCTCTTCAATTAACAGAAATGAAACCTTCAGAGGTGCTTGCCTGTCTTCTTTCCTCCATGGGTGAGAACATAAAGAAGGTAAAGGTGCTTGACACAAGCAGAATAGATGACAAGCATGCAGAGGTTATAGTTAAGGTCACAGACAAGGAAGGAGTGGAAAAGATTTTCACCTTTATAGTGATAAAGGACGAAAAGAGGTGGAGGATAGCCAGCATATCGGGCATTAAATGA